One segment of Dolichospermum sp. DET69 DNA contains the following:
- a CDS encoding helix-turn-helix domain-containing protein, which translates to MAMNKTDLPNFTNVITPTEQEAIMAQVSSQSLASYLPSSESSQTLKIISEEGEGVTVKVPASAFRLFIDILTQMANGNSVTLMPIHAELTTQEAAQMLNVSRPYLLQLLDSGEIPFRKVETRRRILYQDLMAYKNLIDAKRRETLAELANQAQELNMGY; encoded by the coding sequence ATGGCCATGAATAAAACTGATTTACCTAATTTTACTAACGTGATTACTCCCACAGAACAAGAGGCAATAATGGCCCAAGTGAGTAGTCAATCTCTAGCGTCTTACTTACCTTCATCAGAATCATCTCAAACTCTCAAAATTATATCTGAAGAAGGAGAAGGAGTAACGGTAAAAGTTCCTGCATCTGCTTTTCGTTTATTTATAGATATTTTGACACAAATGGCGAATGGTAATTCTGTTACTTTAATGCCAATTCATGCTGAATTAACCACCCAAGAAGCTGCTCAAATGCTTAATGTTTCCCGTCCTTATTTGCTTCAATTATTAGACTCTGGGGAAATTCCTTTTCGGAAAGTGGAAACTCGCCGAAGAATTTTATATCAAGATTTGATGGCATATAAAAATCTAATTGATGCTAAACGTAGAGAAACTTTAGCTGAATTAGCTAATCAAGCGCAAGAATTGAATATGGGATATTAA
- a CDS encoding stage II sporulation protein M, whose translation MNIQRWIGRREANWQRLDALLKKVEQKRLKSLGSAEIRELASLYRSVAADLARARTQQVGKTLIQSLQSLTTRAYTQIYQGSRRQEWQAAKEFYLWGFPTVVQQTFLYIATATAMFILGGLIAWWYAWQDPSFMSFVVPERLISLVRDKGELWMGSIVGTEPLASSNIMMNNISVSFGAVAGGMTAGLFTSYLLLFNGLLIGAIGALVGQNNLAYPFWAFVFPHGALELPAIFFAGGSGLLLARAILFPGKYRRRDGLKFYGSLAVQLVFGIVPMLIIAGLIEGFFSPNPMIPDPIKYLVGMGLFVVLVRYCSRKQK comes from the coding sequence ATGAATATTCAACGTTGGATAGGAAGACGAGAAGCTAATTGGCAACGTTTAGATGCTTTGTTAAAGAAGGTAGAACAGAAACGGTTAAAGTCTCTGGGTTCTGCGGAAATTAGGGAATTAGCGAGTTTATATCGGTCTGTGGCAGCGGATTTAGCAAGGGCGCGGACTCAACAAGTCGGTAAAACGTTAATTCAAAGTTTACAATCTTTGACTACTCGCGCCTATACACAAATTTACCAGGGTTCGCGGCGACAGGAATGGCAAGCGGCTAAGGAATTTTACCTGTGGGGATTTCCTACTGTGGTGCAGCAAACGTTCCTATACATTGCCACAGCCACCGCTATGTTTATTTTAGGAGGCTTAATTGCTTGGTGGTATGCTTGGCAAGATCCTAGCTTTATGTCGTTTGTAGTACCAGAAAGATTGATTTCTCTAGTACGAGATAAGGGTGAACTATGGATGGGTTCGATTGTGGGGACTGAACCTTTAGCTTCTAGTAATATTATGATGAATAATATTTCTGTATCTTTTGGTGCGGTGGCTGGAGGAATGACGGCGGGTTTATTTACAAGTTATTTACTACTATTTAATGGTTTGTTAATTGGTGCTATTGGTGCTTTAGTCGGTCAAAATAATCTGGCTTATCCGTTTTGGGCGTTTGTATTTCCTCATGGGGCTTTGGAATTACCTGCGATATTTTTTGCTGGTGGTTCAGGATTATTACTTGCAAGGGCAATTTTATTTCCTGGTAAATATCGCCGTCGGGATGGGTTAAAGTTTTATGGTTCTTTGGCGGTACAATTGGTTTTTGGGATTGTCCCCATGTTGATTATTGCTGGTTTAATTGAGGGGTTTTTCTCGCCAAATCCAATGATTCCAGATCCTATTAAATATTTGGTGGGGATGGGATTATTTGTGGTTTTAGTGAGGTATTGTAGTCGGAAGCAGAAATAA
- a CDS encoding DUF975 domain-containing protein, with protein sequence MSENFGSPHPIQPLSVGSVVSAGMRLYRSHFQKYFFIALKAYAWLLVPIYGWVKFYALSALISRLAFGELVNQPESVSSGERFVNSRLWEFFINMILMVAISIGITLGFLITGGLLIGIPTALLGGLQDRNPANIGIIILITLLVMIIVFTGIIWIGTRFYLVDVPLAIEDDVNGSSSINRSWELTKGSIGRIVLISLIGVLITIPIQFIIQIITTIIQLIFTPLMQERNPIFAIIFLVLIVGLSFSGGALIVPFWQTVKAVVYYDLRSRREGLGLQLRDHDI encoded by the coding sequence ATGTCTGAAAACTTTGGTTCTCCTCATCCTATTCAACCTTTAAGTGTAGGTAGTGTTGTTAGTGCGGGAATGCGATTGTACCGTTCTCATTTTCAGAAATATTTTTTCATAGCCCTCAAAGCTTATGCGTGGTTACTCGTTCCTATTTACGGTTGGGTAAAATTTTACGCCCTCTCAGCCCTAATTTCTCGTTTAGCTTTTGGTGAATTAGTGAACCAACCAGAAAGTGTTTCATCTGGTGAACGTTTTGTCAATTCCCGTTTGTGGGAATTTTTTATTAATATGATCCTGATGGTTGCCATTAGTATAGGAATTACTCTGGGATTTCTCATTACTGGTGGTTTATTAATAGGTATACCAACGGCATTATTAGGAGGATTACAAGATAGAAACCCAGCTAATATAGGTATTATCATTTTAATAACTTTGTTAGTTATGATCATTGTCTTTACAGGGATTATATGGATAGGAACTAGATTTTATTTAGTAGATGTTCCTCTAGCAATTGAGGATGATGTTAATGGTAGTTCAAGCATTAATCGTAGCTGGGAACTCACTAAAGGGAGTATTGGCAGAATTGTTTTAATTTCTCTGATTGGCGTTTTAATTACCATCCCTATCCAATTTATTATTCAGATCATCACCACTATTATTCAGCTAATTTTTACACCTTTAATGCAGGAACGCAATCCTATTTTTGCAATCATCTTTTTGGTGTTAATAGTTGGGTTAAGTTTCTCCGGTGGGGCATTAATTGTCCCTTTTTGGCAAACAGTGAAAGCTGTTGTTTACTATGACCTCAGAAGTCGGCGTGAAGGTTTGGGTTTACAATTAAGAGATCACGATATTTAG
- a CDS encoding RDD family protein, translating to MHLFNRIKFTTPESVEIEFTLAGIGSRALALMIDYLILAVTLVVMALIWSFIFQQATDIGVGIFGSDFGLWLIAISLLSFFFIYTGYFVFFETLWRGQTPGKSIAKIRVVRDDGRPVGLQQAALRALLRPIDESLFIGAFLITFNEREKRLGDLAAGTIVIQTETVVKSSSLAISEAAKSFHIQLREIADLSPLLPDDFAIIREYLQRRSGMSTKARIALSLKLTQQVQSIINLEILPGNIASDVFLEAVYLAYQQPEW from the coding sequence ATGCACCTTTTTAATCGAATTAAATTCACCACACCCGAAAGTGTAGAAATAGAATTTACCCTTGCTGGCATTGGTAGTCGGGCTTTAGCACTGATGATTGACTACCTAATTTTAGCTGTCACTTTAGTGGTAATGGCGTTAATATGGTCGTTTATTTTTCAGCAAGCAACTGATATTGGAGTCGGTATTTTTGGCTCTGATTTCGGACTATGGTTGATAGCCATATCTCTCTTAAGTTTCTTTTTTATTTACACAGGTTATTTCGTTTTTTTTGAAACTCTTTGGCGAGGACAAACACCCGGTAAAAGTATTGCTAAAATTCGCGTTGTCCGAGATGATGGGAGGCCTGTAGGTTTACAACAAGCAGCATTACGAGCTTTACTTCGTCCCATTGATGAATCTTTATTTATTGGTGCTTTTTTAATTACTTTCAACGAACGGGAAAAACGTCTTGGTGATTTAGCCGCTGGGACAATTGTTATTCAAACTGAAACAGTTGTGAAATCATCAAGTTTAGCTATTTCTGAAGCAGCTAAATCTTTTCATATTCAGTTACGAGAAATAGCCGATTTATCACCTTTATTACCCGATGATTTTGCCATTATTCGAGAATATTTACAGCGACGGAGTGGAATGTCAACAAAAGCCCGAATAGCACTTTCTTTAAAACTCACTCAACAAGTTCAATCTATTATTAATTTAGAAATTCTTCCAGGAAACATTGCTTCAGATGTATTTTTAGAAGCTGTTTATCTTGCCTATCAACAACCAGAATGGTAG
- a CDS encoding DUF1868 domain-containing protein, giving the protein MDDNYQTYLNRVARMTLPEAYKTQIQHIQESSKFQVHDGVREAVPFPGYTLITPPAGEDANNAAFYSQIQAYQQQLLKLPIANDLIVPVPPVSFHVTVADLIWDSAFNHACAKNPQFAEDLNSQLTERFAEYQQLMTKESDPISWQMLGLIVMPRAVGVCLVPKDKRSYEEIIQFRRIIYQNRPLMGLGIEQHYNFTAHVTLGYFSEIPPELDRLNLSNMLSEFNQSLPLDTPDFVINQVELRKFDNMTHYYRQPDWPRLDF; this is encoded by the coding sequence TTGGACGACAACTACCAAACCTACTTAAATCGGGTAGCCCGCATGACGCTACCAGAAGCTTACAAAACCCAAATTCAGCATATTCAGGAATCTTCTAAATTCCAGGTTCATGATGGAGTTAGGGAAGCTGTACCTTTTCCAGGCTATACGCTGATTACGCCACCAGCAGGAGAAGATGCAAACAACGCTGCTTTTTACAGCCAAATACAAGCCTACCAACAGCAACTTTTAAAGCTGCCCATTGCTAATGATTTAATTGTACCTGTTCCTCCTGTTAGTTTTCATGTAACGGTGGCAGATTTGATTTGGGATAGTGCTTTTAATCATGCTTGTGCAAAAAATCCCCAATTTGCTGAAGACTTGAACTCTCAATTAACTGAGAGATTTGCAGAATATCAACAATTGATGACAAAGGAATCTGATCCCATTTCTTGGCAAATGTTGGGATTGATTGTCATGCCTAGGGCTGTAGGTGTATGTTTAGTACCTAAGGATAAACGTTCCTATGAGGAAATTATTCAATTCCGGCGGATAATTTATCAAAATCGCCCATTAATGGGCTTGGGTATTGAGCAACATTATAATTTTACGGCTCATGTAACATTGGGGTATTTTAGCGAAATTCCCCCAGAATTAGACCGGCTAAACCTCAGCAATATGTTGTCTGAGTTTAATCAATCATTGCCATTAGATACGCCAGATTTTGTCATCAATCAGGTGGAACTACGAAAATTTGATAATATGACCCATTATTATCGTCAACCAGACTGGCCGAGGTTAGATTTTTAA
- the holA gene encoding DNA polymerase III subunit delta → MPIYFYWGEDDFAMEKAVVTLRDRILDPLWTSFNYTSFSADQPDPIVQALNQAMTPPFGAGGRLVWLINTTISQNCPDNILAELQRTLKVIPADSTLLLTSRNKPDERLKSTKLLKQFATVSEFPLIPPWKTELLVQSVQQAAQTVGIKISPLIAEQLAESVGNDTRLLYNELEKLRLYTEGSGKPLDVNTVSELVRNTTQNTLQLATAIRTGDTPKALGILGDLTTAAEPGLRIVATLIGQFRTWLLVRMMIDSGERNPQAIAQGAEISNPKRIYFLQQEVKSLSLQQLISALPLLLELEVSLKQGASETSTLQTKVIELCQLCHRI, encoded by the coding sequence ATGCCAATATATTTTTATTGGGGTGAAGATGATTTTGCTATGGAAAAAGCCGTAGTAACTTTGCGAGATCGGATTCTCGATCCCCTGTGGACAAGTTTTAATTATACCTCCTTTTCCGCAGATCAACCTGATCCTATTGTCCAGGCTTTAAATCAAGCAATGACACCGCCATTTGGTGCTGGTGGGAGGTTGGTGTGGCTCATCAACACAACTATAAGCCAAAACTGTCCAGATAATATATTAGCAGAATTACAACGAACTCTCAAGGTCATCCCCGCAGATTCAACCTTACTATTGACCAGTCGAAACAAACCAGATGAACGCCTGAAAAGTACAAAACTCCTCAAACAGTTTGCGACAGTTTCCGAATTTCCCCTGATTCCTCCTTGGAAAACCGAACTTTTAGTCCAATCAGTGCAACAAGCTGCTCAAACTGTGGGGATAAAAATAAGTCCCCTCATAGCTGAACAATTAGCCGAATCAGTAGGTAATGATACCCGTCTTCTCTACAATGAACTAGAGAAATTACGTCTCTATACAGAAGGTAGCGGCAAACCTTTAGATGTAAATACAGTATCTGAATTAGTGAGAAATACTACTCAAAATACTTTACAATTAGCAACAGCCATCAGAACTGGAGATACTCCGAAAGCTTTAGGAATCTTAGGTGATCTCACCACCGCAGCCGAACCCGGTTTACGAATAGTTGCCACACTCATTGGTCAATTTCGCACCTGGTTATTGGTAAGAATGATGATAGACAGTGGTGAACGCAACCCGCAAGCGATCGCTCAAGGCGCTGAAATCTCCAACCCTAAACGCATCTACTTCCTACAGCAAGAAGTCAAATCCCTTAGCTTACAGCAACTCATATCGGCTTTACCTCTGCTATTAGAATTAGAAGTCAGCCTCAAGCAAGGTGCATCTGAAACTTCAACACTACAAACCAAAGTTATTGAACTTTGTCAACTATGTCACCGCATTTAA
- a CDS encoding transposase codes for MLHKAVQVRLYPTEEQQALLAQTFGCARWWWNYALNKSIETYKETGFGLSRAALNAFLPPLKKAEDTAWLADCYSQVLQATTLNLTTAYKNFFDKRAGFPKFKSKHGKQSIQYPQNVKIVDGNIKLPGNIGIIKAKIHRLIEGKIKTVTVSKTPSGKYLASILTEIEGENPTISKGKIYGIDLGLKHFAVVTDGEKVSFYDNPKHLAKHEKNLKRKQKKLARKQKGSNSRNRYRKVVAKVYEQISNSRQDFLHKLSYKLVSDSQAVIVESLHVKGMVRNHKLAKAISDVGWGTFTNFLAYKLERKGGKLVEIDRWFPSSKLCSNCFYQIGEMPLDVRKWTCPHCGTHHNRDGNAATNIRAEGIRMIKAESSSVSAVGGEIRPKLGRKSKLRHSPVSTEADTVLGTPSQCG; via the coding sequence GTGTTACACAAAGCTGTGCAAGTCCGTTTATATCCAACAGAAGAGCAGCAAGCACTATTGGCGCAGACATTTGGGTGTGCTAGATGGTGGTGGAATTATGCTCTAAACAAGTCCATCGAAACTTACAAAGAGACTGGTTTTGGACTTAGCCGTGCTGCACTCAACGCATTTCTTCCTCCGCTCAAAAAAGCTGAAGATACTGCATGGTTAGCCGATTGTTATAGTCAAGTTTTACAAGCTACAACTCTCAATTTAACTACTGCATATAAGAACTTTTTTGATAAGCGTGCGGGGTTTCCTAAGTTCAAATCTAAACATGGAAAACAGTCTATTCAATATCCTCAAAACGTCAAGATTGTAGATGGCAATATCAAACTTCCCGGTAATATTGGGATCATAAAAGCCAAAATACACAGACTTATTGAGGGGAAAATAAAGACCGTTACTGTTAGCAAAACACCTTCTGGGAAATATCTTGCGTCTATCCTGACTGAAATAGAAGGAGAAAATCCAACTATTTCAAAAGGTAAAATCTACGGTATTGATTTAGGGTTGAAACACTTTGCTGTTGTCACAGACGGCGAAAAAGTATCTTTTTACGACAATCCCAAGCATCTTGCCAAACACGAGAAAAACCTCAAGCGGAAGCAGAAAAAATTAGCCCGTAAACAAAAAGGGAGTAATTCAAGAAATAGATATAGAAAAGTTGTTGCCAAAGTATACGAACAAATTAGTAATTCTAGGCAAGATTTTCTACATAAACTTAGTTATAAGTTGGTCAGCGATAGCCAAGCTGTCATAGTAGAGAGTCTTCATGTCAAAGGCATGGTACGTAATCACAAATTGGCAAAAGCAATATCTGATGTGGGATGGGGAACATTTACCAATTTTTTAGCCTATAAGCTGGAGCGCAAAGGTGGAAAGTTGGTTGAAATTGATAGATGGTTTCCTAGTTCCAAGCTCTGTTCTAATTGTTTCTATCAGATAGGTGAAATGCCATTAGATGTGAGGAAGTGGACTTGTCCTCACTGTGGTACTCATCATAATCGTGATGGCAACGCCGCCACAAATATTAGAGCAGAGGGAATCAGAATGATCAAGGCGGAAAGTTCGTCCGTCTCTGCTGTAGGAGGGGAGATCAGACCAAAACTTGGGCGAAAGTCTAAGTTACGGCACTCCCCCGTGAGTACAGAAGCCGACACTGTACTTGGTACTCCAAGTCAGTGTGGGTAG
- a CDS encoding DUF4168 domain-containing protein, producing MLEIYSLHLSNRLQRILSQPLILVTVATASLIFGTFGFNAKVVAETVTVNNTEVTNYAKAVLGMEPVRQQAFEEIKKIIGSKDIPQVICNDPASVNALPGKAKDIAVNYCNHSQKIVGDSGLTVDRFNKITLEIQNNNNLKQQLYNTLLRLQKASPSKTSK from the coding sequence ATGCTCGAAATTTACAGTCTTCATTTAAGCAATCGGTTACAGCGAATTCTCTCTCAACCCCTGATTTTGGTAACTGTTGCCACTGCAAGTCTAATTTTCGGTACTTTCGGCTTCAATGCCAAAGTAGTTGCTGAAACTGTAACCGTTAATAATACGGAAGTAACTAATTATGCAAAAGCTGTATTGGGGATGGAACCAGTCCGTCAGCAAGCCTTTGAAGAAATTAAAAAAATTATCGGTAGCAAAGATATCCCCCAAGTAATCTGCAATGATCCCGCAAGTGTCAATGCACTACCCGGCAAAGCAAAAGATATTGCCGTAAATTACTGCAACCATTCTCAAAAAATAGTTGGGGATAGTGGTCTAACCGTTGACAGATTCAATAAAATCACCCTAGAGATTCAAAACAATAATAATTTAAAACAACAACTTTATAATACATTGCTGCGTTTACAAAAGGCTTCTCCCTCAAAAACCTCTAAATAA